A stretch of DNA from Spirosoma endbachense:
CATCCCAGCGACTCAGCATGTTACCGTAATTAACGTCGACATCGATAGGCTGGGTCGTAATGAGCGCCGTTGCACGGGTGCGAACTCGGCCATCGAGGGCGTAACTCACCGCCGGGCCAGCAATCAGATAAGGCTGAACCGCACCGTCGGACAGGTTTATTTTAGCCAGTAAAGGGATTTCGATGGTTTGTGACTGATAGGCAATCCGAGCCCCCAGAGGTAGTGTAAATCCACCAAGATTAATATCCAGTCCTTCTTTAACAACGAATCCTTTTTGTACATAAGCCACTTCAGGACGGAATGATACGCGGTCACTAACTGGAATATCTAAGAAAATGGCACCGGTTGGGCCGGGCGAAGGATGCAGATTTGGTGTAAGACTACCCAGAAAATCGGGCTTGGACGCAAAGCCCCAGTTGGCACCACCCCGGATACCGATCTGAACCTGAGCAAATGATGTTTGAACAGCGAATAGGGTAAAGGCAAACGCAATAACACGGGCAAGCACAATACGTTTCATGGTCTGAAGGAAAAAATGGATTGGTAAAATAGGAACCTGAACTTGATTGTGTAAAGCGTTTGCGATAGGCTGTCTGCGTTTTGTGTAAATCGATGGTTGGACAGAGCGTTTGAAAAAAAGATTAATGATGAATTGAAATTATTTTACAATCCTCTATGAATGAGCAACTAAATTTATTGTCGGATCGCGTCGAGCCGCTTCGCCAACAACTAACCAATCATCCGCTATATGCTTCGGTGCGTACCATCGACGATCTGCGGTTATTTATGCAGTCGCATGTATGGGCTGTCTGGGACTTCATGTCGCTGTTGAAGGCCTTACAGCGTAATCTGACCTGCGTAGATGTTCCCTGGAGGCCGATTGGCAATCCCGAAACACGATATCTGATCAACGAAATCGTTGTTGGAGAAGAAAGTGACATCGATCCGGATGGCAATCGACTCAGTCATTTTGAGCTTTATCTGAAGGCTATGAATGAGGCTGGTGCCCCTACTCATCAGATCGACGCACTCATAAGCGAACTAACCCAGGGCCAAACCATCGACGAAGCGCTCTCAAACGTGAGTTTGCCGGAAGGGAGCCGCCAATTTGTCAATTTCACGTTTGATCTAATCAAAAAAGGTCAATTGCATGAAATTGCAGCTGTATTTACGTTTGGGCGCGAAGATCTGATACCCGATCTGTTTATTGCTCTTGTCCGACAACTGCGAGATCAGTCGCCCGAACGGCTTGGCCTTTTCACATATTACCTCGAACGACATATTGAAGTCGATGGCGACCATCATTCGCATTTAGCTAAAGCCATGACGGCCGAACTTTGCGGATCTGATACCCAACGCTGGAACGAGGCTACGCTAGCCGTTGAAGCGGCTCTGGTTGCCCGAATTGCTTTATGGGATAGTGTTTACGAACAGATCTCTCTTGCAGAACCGGCTTAACCAGCTTATTTCTACTAGTCTCAATGCCCGAACAGGCCTAAATCCTGTTCGGGCATTTTCTTTATAATTCATCGGTTTGTACTTTTTCTTGAAAACATTATAGCGGACTTGTAACTTTACTAATTCACCGCATTCTGTTGGTAAACAGCCACGATACAATGGCTATTCAATCGAATGTATTGAATCGAATTGCGACCCCCTTAACCTGTGATGAAATACATAAAGCCTACTAAATTTAGCTACTTGCCTAAGTTTCTGATGCCTTTAGACCTGCTCGGCATTTTTGAGCGAGATCCGTTTGGCAACTCACTTCTGGTTAGACGTATGCTGATTGGTATTGTTGGCTGGCTTACCTATGCTCGTTACACAGTCGTCAATCGAATTCAGATTGAGGGCACCGAAAATCTGGAAAACTTACCGATCAATAACGTCCTCTTCCTGTCGAACCACCAGACTTATTTTGCCGACGTTATTGCCTTCTTCCATATCTTCTGCGCCGTTAAATGGGGATTTCAGAATACGATGCTACCACCGGTGTATCTTCTTGGGCCCCGAGCCCGGCAATACTACGTGGCGGCATCAGAAACGATGAAGAAAGGAATTGTGCCCAGAATTTTTTCGGCGGGCGGTGCTTTAACGATTGAACGCTCCTGGCGTGCTGAAGGGCGCGAAGTACAGCGATCGGTAGACACGTCTGCCAACGATAAAATCGCGAAAGCATTGGCTCATGGCTGGGTGGTTAGCTTCCCACAAGGAACAACGAGTCCCTACGCTCCGGTCCGGAAAGGGACCGGACATCTTATCAAAAACAACGAGCCAATCGTAATACCGGTAGTTATCAACGGTTTCCGCCGGGCCTTCGATAAGAAAGGACTGAGGTTCAAAAAGCGC
This window harbors:
- a CDS encoding DUF3050 domain-containing protein, whose protein sequence is MNEQLNLLSDRVEPLRQQLTNHPLYASVRTIDDLRLFMQSHVWAVWDFMSLLKALQRNLTCVDVPWRPIGNPETRYLINEIVVGEESDIDPDGNRLSHFELYLKAMNEAGAPTHQIDALISELTQGQTIDEALSNVSLPEGSRQFVNFTFDLIKKGQLHEIAAVFTFGREDLIPDLFIALVRQLRDQSPERLGLFTYYLERHIEVDGDHHSHLAKAMTAELCGSDTQRWNEATLAVEAALVARIALWDSVYEQISLAEPA
- a CDS encoding porin family protein; the encoded protein is MKRIVLARVIAFAFTLFAVQTSFAQVQIGIRGGANWGFASKPDFLGSLTPNLHPSPGPTGAIFLDIPVSDRVSFRPEVAYVQKGFVVKEGLDINLGGFTLPLGARIAYQSQTIEIPLLAKINLSDGAVQPYLIAGPAVSYALDGRVRTRATALITTQPIDVDVNYGNMLSRWDVGAVGGLGLSMDAGVGKFFIEGRYTHGFTRQVQVPVININARNRGVAVSLGYSFPIGGY
- a CDS encoding lysophospholipid acyltransferase family protein, coding for MKYIKPTKFSYLPKFLMPLDLLGIFERDPFGNSLLVRRMLIGIVGWLTYARYTVVNRIQIEGTENLENLPINNVLFLSNHQTYFADVIAFFHIFCAVKWGFQNTMLPPVYLLGPRARQYYVAASETMKKGIVPRIFSAGGALTIERSWRAEGREVQRSVDTSANDKIAKALAHGWVVSFPQGTTSPYAPVRKGTGHLIKNNEPIVIPVVINGFRRAFDKKGLRFKKRNTLLTVKFKAPLLVSPDDTVDDIVAKVRHAIEQDAPEWVK